One region of Temnothorax longispinosus isolate EJ_2023e unplaced genomic scaffold, Tlon_JGU_v1 HiC_scaffold_14, whole genome shotgun sequence genomic DNA includes:
- the LOC139823580 gene encoding uncharacterized protein, protein MMAEYESRRCNERILWVHKSVARRKEKGLHHNLFLELSLEDPDRFRRCLRMNSDTFEHLLIKVDPIIRKQDTHLRESISPSERLSVTLRHLATGEGLQNFN, encoded by the exons ATGATGGCAGAATATGAATCTCGTAGATGTAATGAGCGAATACTATGGGTTCACAAATCGGTAGcaagaaggaaagaaaaagggtTGCATCATAACCTCTTTTTGGAACTTTCATTAGAAGACCCTGATCGGTTTAGAAG aTGCCTCAGAATGAACTCAGATACTTTCGAACATCTTCTGATTAAAGTCGATCCTATAATAAGAAAGCAAGATACTCATTTACGAGAAAGCATTTCACCTAGTGAGAGGCTATCAGTTACTTTACGGCATTTAGCAACAGGTGAAGGACTGcagaatttcaattaa
- the LOC139823613 gene encoding uncharacterized protein, with protein sequence MPYLKDTSEIITSAVIKSENFVGYRILNKLNSIIKVQKDKSAQSSKNNVIYKICCKNCDASYVGQTKRQLRTRIKEHQANIRLDASKHSVVSEHITKFNHAFDWDNVEVLEVEHNYKKRLTAEMIYIKEQPNGINSNKDTELLNEAYFDVLRLLS encoded by the coding sequence atgccttatttaaaagatacttCTGAAATTATCACCTCAGCGGTCATCAAATCAGAAAATTTTGTGGGATACCGTATTCTAAACAAATTAAACAGCATCATAAAAGTCCAGAAAGATAAGAGCGCTCAATCGTCGaagaataatgttatttataaaatctgttgTAAGAATTGTGATGCCTCTTACGTCGGCCAAACCAAGAGGCAACTACGTACTAGAATAAAAGAACATCAAGCTAATATTAGATTAGATGCGTCCAAGCATTCGGTAGTTTCAGAGCACATTACCAAATTTAATCATGCTTTCGACTGGGACAATGTGGAGGTCTTAGAGGTGgagcataattataaaaaaagattgactGCAGAAATGATATACATCAAAGAGCAGCCTAACGGCATAAATTCTAACAAGGACACAGAATTATTAAACGAGGCTTATTTTGATGTGTTGAGGCTGTTGTCATAA